One Streptomyces sp. SAI-135 DNA segment encodes these proteins:
- a CDS encoding MFS transporter, with protein sequence MALPKAFWLLWCGQTVSRLGTLAPAFLVLYLEQNGLVAPGTTPLVVGLFGAGVVLSGLVGGAVADLIGPRRTIVAAQPFTAAMALLFAVADNVAALCALSLVTGFLSAVDRPAGAGLISAIVPQEQFSKAYSLFLVGFNIGMSLSPVLSGFLLEVSPGALFVVWAVSSLLYAALVFAVPVDPRPARTDDRPGGVAAALGSAARGIAEPFRTPVLVAFLLLTFLLACIYLQVNSALPLDMRDSGLTAGGIGFVLAVNAVLSVLLLPLVPRLVGGLRPHVPLILAAAFMAVGFGANVLADGMVSFTLATVVWTLGEVLWAPMSATFIADRAPAGRSGTYQGSYFFAWNAAFVVGSPAGLALAHAHGYGALWLSVLGLGCAVTFGFALLPRLTGFAKEPAPPTDDLDTAEQVTTSTPQNS encoded by the coding sequence ATGGCCCTCCCCAAGGCGTTCTGGCTGCTGTGGTGCGGCCAGACCGTCAGCCGGCTCGGCACGCTCGCCCCCGCCTTCCTCGTCCTCTACCTGGAGCAGAACGGTCTCGTCGCACCCGGCACGACCCCGCTCGTCGTCGGCCTCTTCGGAGCCGGAGTGGTGCTGTCCGGGCTGGTGGGAGGAGCGGTCGCCGATCTGATCGGACCCCGCCGCACCATCGTCGCGGCCCAGCCGTTCACCGCCGCGATGGCGCTGCTGTTCGCCGTCGCCGACAACGTGGCCGCGCTGTGCGCGCTGTCGTTGGTCACCGGTTTCCTGTCGGCCGTCGACCGCCCAGCCGGGGCCGGGCTGATCTCCGCGATCGTGCCCCAGGAGCAGTTCTCGAAGGCGTACAGCCTCTTCCTGGTGGGCTTCAACATCGGCATGTCGCTCAGCCCCGTGCTCTCCGGGTTCCTGCTCGAAGTGAGCCCCGGCGCCCTCTTCGTCGTCTGGGCGGTCTCCAGCCTCCTGTACGCGGCCCTGGTGTTCGCGGTGCCCGTCGACCCCCGGCCGGCCCGGACCGACGACCGGCCCGGTGGCGTCGCGGCCGCCCTCGGATCGGCCGCGCGCGGAATCGCCGAGCCCTTCCGCACCCCGGTCCTGGTCGCCTTCCTGCTGCTGACCTTCCTGCTTGCCTGCATCTACCTCCAGGTCAACTCCGCGCTCCCGCTGGACATGCGGGACAGCGGGCTGACCGCCGGCGGCATCGGATTCGTCCTCGCCGTCAACGCCGTGCTGTCCGTCCTGCTGCTGCCGCTCGTGCCCCGGCTCGTCGGCGGGCTGCGACCGCACGTCCCGCTGATCCTGGCCGCCGCCTTCATGGCCGTCGGATTCGGCGCCAACGTCCTGGCCGACGGCATGGTCTCCTTCACGCTCGCCACCGTCGTGTGGACGCTCGGCGAGGTGCTGTGGGCCCCCATGTCCGCGACCTTCATCGCCGACCGGGCGCCCGCCGGCCGCAGCGGCACCTATCAGGGCTCCTACTTCTTCGCCTGGAACGCCGCGTTCGTCGTCGGCAGCCCCGCCGGTCTCGCCCTCGCCCACGCCCACGGCTACGGGGCCCTGTGGCTGTCCGTCCTCGGGCTCGGGTGCGCGGTGACGTTCGGCTTCGCGCTGCTGCCGCGTCTCACGGGCTTCGCCAAGGAGCCGGCTCCCCCGACCGACGACCTCGACACCGCAGAACAAGTGACGACCTCGACACCGCAGAACAGCTGA
- a CDS encoding YciI family protein yields the protein MATFVVEFEYNVDRAGREPLHRAHTDYLRTLTDNGVLLLAGPLQDTNGGLLVYEAEDRERLQEILAAEPYVQGGIVCHVRVRQWAPGKGTWLTAPAPSAA from the coding sequence ATGGCGACGTTCGTCGTCGAATTCGAGTACAACGTCGACCGCGCGGGCCGGGAGCCCCTGCACCGCGCCCACACCGACTACCTGCGCACCCTCACCGACAACGGCGTACTCCTGCTCGCCGGCCCGCTCCAGGACACCAACGGCGGCCTGCTGGTCTACGAGGCCGAGGACCGCGAGCGCCTCCAGGAGATCCTCGCCGCGGAGCCCTACGTCCAGGGCGGCATCGTCTGCCACGTCCGCGTCCGCCAGTGGGCCCCCGGCAAGGGCACCTGGCTCACCGCGCCCGCGCCGTCGGCGGCCTGA
- a CDS encoding PLP-dependent aminotransferase family protein yields the protein MSTTPVRQAPALRREELHAGIVDPDMDSMRLLSETAMRFPEALSFSSGAPHDGTHDLAKLSYYVDRYIRHLRMRGVPEQRITRLHFQYGPVNGFIQEEVARMLARDEDIDVAPEAIMITHGFQEAALVALRGLFRSPDDVLLSVSPAYVGIRGAARMLDIPVKGITEGPDGLEPEAVAAAVRAVRAEGKRPAALYLVPDFSNPSGTVVPLEARRRLLALAAEEGFTILEDNPYGLFASDEERLPTLKSLDTRGDVVYLGSFAKSAFPGARLGYLVGDREVVGEDGVRRTLAQELSKAKAMFTVGSSSLSQAAIGGILVDADHDLRSATRDLAAVYQERLTATLDALAEHFPPERYAEHQVRWNRPRGGFFLVVEVPFEADLAAMERSARDHAVSWAPMSMFHLEGGGERALRLGFSNLTPAAIREGIARLAGFIGAESAAGPVPAAEPASLSEFVSASEVHV from the coding sequence GTGTCCACTACGCCAGTCCGGCAAGCCCCCGCCCTGCGCCGCGAAGAACTGCACGCCGGCATCGTCGATCCGGACATGGACTCCATGCGCCTGCTCAGCGAGACGGCGATGAGGTTCCCCGAGGCCCTGTCGTTCTCCTCGGGTGCACCGCACGACGGCACCCACGACCTCGCCAAGCTCTCCTACTACGTCGACCGGTACATCAGGCACCTGCGCATGCGGGGCGTGCCCGAACAGCGCATCACCCGGCTGCACTTCCAGTACGGACCCGTCAACGGGTTCATCCAGGAAGAGGTCGCCCGCATGCTCGCGCGGGACGAGGACATCGATGTCGCGCCCGAGGCGATCATGATCACGCACGGCTTCCAGGAGGCCGCGCTCGTCGCGCTGCGCGGGCTGTTCCGCTCGCCCGACGACGTGCTGCTGTCCGTGTCCCCGGCGTACGTCGGCATCCGGGGCGCCGCCCGCATGCTCGACATCCCGGTCAAGGGCATCACCGAGGGCCCCGACGGCCTGGAGCCCGAGGCCGTGGCCGCCGCCGTACGGGCCGTACGGGCCGAGGGCAAGCGCCCCGCCGCGCTCTACCTGGTCCCCGACTTCTCCAACCCCTCGGGCACGGTCGTTCCGCTGGAGGCGCGCAGGCGACTGCTCGCGCTGGCCGCCGAGGAGGGCTTCACCATCCTGGAGGACAACCCGTACGGGTTGTTCGCGAGCGACGAGGAGCGGCTGCCGACCCTGAAGTCGCTGGACACCCGCGGTGACGTCGTCTACCTGGGCTCCTTCGCCAAGTCCGCGTTCCCCGGCGCCCGCCTCGGCTATCTGGTCGGCGACCGCGAGGTGGTCGGTGAGGACGGCGTGCGCCGCACCCTCGCCCAGGAACTCTCCAAGGCCAAGGCGATGTTCACGGTCGGCTCGTCCTCGCTGTCCCAGGCGGCGATCGGCGGCATCCTCGTCGACGCCGACCACGACCTGCGCTCCGCCACCCGCGATCTCGCCGCCGTCTACCAGGAACGGCTCACCGCCACCCTCGACGCCCTCGCCGAGCACTTCCCGCCCGAGCGGTACGCCGAGCACCAGGTGCGCTGGAACCGCCCGCGCGGGGGCTTCTTCCTGGTCGTCGAGGTGCCCTTCGAGGCCGACCTGGCCGCCATGGAACGCTCGGCGCGCGACCACGCGGTCAGCTGGGCGCCGATGAGCATGTTCCACCTGGAGGGCGGCGGCGAACGCGCCCTGCGCCTCGGCTTCAGCAACCTCACCCCGGCCGCGATCCGCGAGGGCATCGCCCGCCTGGCGGGGTTCATCGGGGCGGAGTCGGCGGCCGGGCCGGTGCCGGCGGCGGAGCCCGCGTCCCTGTCCGAGTTCGTGTCCGCATCGGAGGTCCACGTATGA
- a CDS encoding SDR family NAD(P)-dependent oxidoreductase produces the protein MSAPTPRTALLIGAAGGILKEASRRLAEEGHTLVLFDRDAAAVHRLAEELGRITKVEAVVGDITDIPAAERQLTDIVDRFAPSVLVNGVGGDTRVIGYADLTRDHFDQTYLENVVSSWIAVKVCAPRMAADGYGRIVNFASAGGRTYSHFNNAAYVGAKAAVIGMTKQMAYELAGTGVVANVVAHGPIATDRVAGAFERRTEESKKDVMSRLPMGRYGTVAEAVGSVLHLCSESAGYSTGSVIDINGGLYM, from the coding sequence ATGTCCGCACCCACCCCCCGCACCGCCCTGCTGATCGGCGCCGCCGGAGGCATCCTCAAGGAGGCCTCGCGCCGGCTGGCCGAAGAGGGCCACACCCTCGTCCTGTTCGACCGCGACGCGGCGGCCGTGCACCGGCTCGCCGAGGAACTGGGCCGGATCACCAAGGTCGAGGCCGTCGTCGGCGACATCACCGACATCCCGGCCGCGGAACGCCAGTTGACCGACATCGTCGACCGGTTCGCCCCTTCGGTCCTGGTCAACGGCGTCGGCGGCGACACCCGCGTCATCGGCTACGCCGACCTGACCAGGGACCACTTCGACCAGACGTACCTGGAGAACGTGGTCAGCAGCTGGATCGCGGTCAAGGTGTGCGCCCCGCGCATGGCCGCCGACGGCTACGGCCGGATCGTCAACTTCGCCTCGGCGGGCGGCCGCACCTACAGCCACTTCAACAACGCCGCGTACGTCGGCGCCAAGGCCGCCGTGATCGGCATGACCAAGCAGATGGCCTATGAGCTGGCCGGCACCGGAGTGGTGGCCAACGTCGTCGCACACGGCCCGATCGCGACCGACCGGGTGGCGGGCGCCTTCGAGCGCCGTACCGAGGAGTCCAAGAAGGACGTCATGTCCCGGCTGCCCATGGGGCGTTACGGCACGGTCGCCGAGGCCGTCGGCAGCGTGCTCCACCTCTGCTCCGAGAGCGCCGGCTACTCCACCGGTTCCGTCATCGACATCAACGGCGGCCTCTACATGTGA
- a CDS encoding transposase has protein sequence MVRAFSTVAPGPAAPRVRAGSPDHPAFDALDAFVAEIFERLPRADQRRWARVYTRGLLTTPGRKTVRRLAASVSDSATAAQALHQFVNASPWDWEPVRARLADWVVRRSGPRALLLGTAVLPKRGDSSCGVHRRFVPQEGRTVNCQVGIGAFLATDRAAVPVDWRLLLPGAWSADPRLRDRARVPEDTAGTQDSAAAQALDLVDGVGPSRSGGAAGTGPDGLPVVADLVGFADTAALTAGLAARGRRFVVAVPGDLVVLPERAMSAVSAVAGVPGGSGGWAGASGAEAVRGGGTGPARAGEGVSPVTPVPQVPPVPFVPSASPLRAVAGALPGQADRGGVRVRDLLAAQDARLPDRFPGVPVVAVRVPGVPLALRLTVERRPDESGGDRFWLTDLVDRPARETPALARLYSGAADTMRRLADDFGLRAFEGRSYPGWHHHMTLVSAAYAYGTLGRTGPPPAHPARASRGPQPGRPPRRARTLTTPTRTGCS, from the coding sequence ATGGTGAGGGCGTTTTCCACGGTGGCTCCCGGGCCTGCCGCACCGCGGGTCCGGGCCGGCTCCCCGGACCACCCCGCCTTCGACGCCCTCGACGCCTTCGTCGCGGAGATCTTCGAGCGGCTGCCTCGCGCCGACCAGCGCAGATGGGCCCGCGTCTACACCCGGGGCCTGCTGACGACACCGGGCCGCAAGACGGTACGGCGGCTCGCGGCCTCCGTGTCGGACTCGGCCACGGCGGCCCAGGCCCTGCACCAGTTCGTCAACGCCAGCCCGTGGGACTGGGAGCCGGTCCGTGCCCGGCTGGCCGACTGGGTGGTCCGCAGGTCCGGTCCCCGCGCCCTGCTCCTCGGCACGGCGGTGCTGCCCAAGCGCGGTGACAGCTCCTGCGGAGTGCACCGGCGCTTCGTCCCGCAGGAGGGCCGTACCGTCAACTGCCAGGTGGGCATCGGCGCGTTCCTCGCCACGGACCGGGCGGCCGTTCCCGTCGACTGGCGGCTGCTGCTGCCCGGAGCGTGGTCCGCGGACCCGCGGCTGCGCGACCGGGCCCGCGTCCCCGAGGACACCGCCGGCACCCAGGACTCGGCCGCCGCCCAGGCGCTGGACCTGGTCGACGGGGTCGGCCCGTCCCGCTCCGGTGGCGCGGCGGGCACCGGCCCGGACGGCCTGCCGGTCGTCGCCGACCTGGTCGGGTTCGCGGACACGGCGGCGCTGACGGCCGGGCTCGCGGCCCGGGGGCGCCGCTTCGTCGTGGCCGTACCCGGTGACCTGGTGGTCCTGCCGGAACGGGCCATGTCCGCGGTGTCCGCGGTGGCCGGCGTACCGGGCGGGTCCGGCGGGTGGGCCGGTGCGTCCGGTGCCGAGGCCGTGCGGGGCGGCGGAACCGGGCCTGCGCGGGCCGGTGAGGGCGTGTCCCCCGTGACCCCCGTTCCCCAGGTTCCCCCCGTTCCCTTCGTGCCCTCCGCTTCTCCCCTTCGGGCCGTCGCCGGCGCTCTGCCCGGGCAGGCCGACCGTGGCGGAGTGCGGGTGCGGGATCTCCTCGCCGCCCAGGACGCCCGGCTCCCGGACAGGTTCCCGGGGGTGCCCGTCGTGGCGGTCCGGGTGCCCGGCGTTCCCCTTGCCCTGCGGCTGACCGTGGAGCGCCGGCCCGACGAGTCCGGCGGTGACCGGTTCTGGCTCACCGACCTCGTGGACCGGCCGGCCCGCGAGACACCGGCCCTGGCCCGGCTGTACAGCGGCGCGGCCGACACCATGCGGCGGCTGGCCGACGACTTCGGGCTGCGCGCCTTCGAGGGGCGCTCCTACCCCGGCTGGCACCACCACATGACGCTGGTCTCCGCCGCCTACGCCTACGGCACCCTCGGCCGCACCGGCCCGCCCCCCGCCCACCCGGCCCGCGCCTCGCGCGGACCCCAGCCCGGCCGGCCGCCGCGCCGGGCGCGGACCCTGACGACACCGACACGAACGGGATGCTCCTGA
- a CDS encoding FAH family protein: protein MTVLFECDHQGRRHIGFGLPVEGEPLRLVPLGDRNLADLLLAGDDPADAEAVTVPAGEVTLRPPLLPDHPGGAMVGGFMQTHNVKVDADTPAQPNWFLKGLGDVLKLPGQDLRAPVGSVALTEEAEVVLVYVTDAAGRPRYTGYTFGNDLTDIGRFRRHRGHLSYAKLCDAAVAPWLFRDEPPRHVTGQVTIERDGEPCWRGEFTTGTKALHYGLDDIMSELFSYDALSVPGRVHYVYLGADRSSFHAGFRLADRDRVTLDFASHGVTLSNTVRCEGP from the coding sequence ATGACCGTACTGTTCGAATGCGATCACCAGGGCCGCCGTCACATCGGCTTCGGTCTGCCCGTCGAGGGCGAGCCGCTGCGCCTCGTGCCGCTCGGCGACCGGAACCTCGCCGACCTGCTGCTCGCCGGCGACGACCCCGCCGACGCCGAGGCGGTGACCGTCCCCGCCGGGGAGGTGACCCTGCGGCCGCCGCTGCTGCCCGACCACCCCGGAGGCGCGATGGTCGGCGGCTTCATGCAGACCCACAACGTCAAGGTGGACGCGGACACCCCGGCGCAGCCGAACTGGTTCCTCAAGGGCCTCGGTGACGTGCTGAAACTGCCCGGCCAGGACCTGCGCGCACCCGTCGGGTCCGTCGCACTGACCGAGGAGGCGGAGGTCGTCCTCGTCTACGTCACCGACGCGGCGGGCCGGCCCCGGTACACCGGGTACACCTTCGGCAACGACCTCACCGACATCGGCCGCTTCCGGCGCCACCGCGGCCACCTGTCCTACGCCAAGCTCTGCGACGCGGCCGTGGCGCCCTGGCTGTTCCGCGACGAGCCGCCGCGGCACGTCACCGGGCAGGTGACGATCGAGCGGGACGGCGAGCCGTGCTGGCGGGGCGAGTTCACCACCGGCACCAAGGCCCTGCACTACGGCCTCGACGACATCATGTCCGAGCTGTTCTCGTACGACGCCCTGAGCGTCCCCGGCCGGGTGCACTACGTCTACCTCGGCGCCGACCGCAGCAGCTTCCACGCCGGCTTCCGCCTGGCCGACCGCGACCGCGTCACCCTGGACTTCGCGAGCCACGGGGTGACCCTGTCCAACACCGTGCGCTGTGAGGGCCCGTGA